The following proteins are encoded in a genomic region of Acidobacteriota bacterium:
- a CDS encoding AbrB/MazE/SpoVT family DNA-binding domain-containing protein, giving the protein MKSTISSKGQIVLPVELRRQDGIQPGQTFEIERIEHGEYRLVLTEPPRNQGLVDALLACPEKDWLEPITRRAMSGSGRPSRPDAPARRSQPR; this is encoded by the coding sequence ATGAAGAGTACGATCTCCTCGAAGGGCCAGATCGTGTTGCCCGTCGAGCTCCGCCGGCAGGATGGCATCCAACCGGGCCAGACATTCGAGATCGAGCGGATCGAACATGGTGAGTACCGTCTCGTGCTGACCGAGCCGCCGAGGAACCAGGGGCTGGTGGACGCGCTTCTCGCCTGCCCGGAGAAGGACTGGCTCGAGCCGATCACTCGGCGCGCAATGTCAGGATCGGGTCGACCTTCGCGGCCCGACGCGCCGGCACGACGGTCGCAGCCACGCTGA